The following coding sequences are from one Wenzhouxiangella sp. AB-CW3 window:
- a CDS encoding UDP-2,3-diacylglucosamine diphosphatase, giving the protein MPYKRHVRTIWISDIHLGFPGCSADHLLHFIREMRCETLYLVGDIVDFWYLKKKRYWPQSHTNVVRSLLGKAKHDTRVVFVPGNHDEVMRQYCGMTIGNIEVINEVVHETVDGRRFLIMHGDQFDAAVISSPLLGLIGSKLYDNLLRLNRLVNWVRTKMGKDYWSLAAFLKHRVKNAVKFISNFEQAVVREARANKVDGLICGHIHRPEIAMDDGVIYLNCGDWVESCTALVENYDGSIDLIRASDVQEIMKTLPAARPMQEVEVRAA; this is encoded by the coding sequence ATGCCATACAAGCGCCATGTGCGTACCATCTGGATTTCCGACATTCACCTCGGCTTTCCCGGATGCAGTGCCGACCACTTGCTGCATTTCATACGAGAAATGCGCTGCGAAACCCTTTACCTGGTCGGAGATATCGTCGACTTCTGGTATCTCAAGAAAAAGCGGTACTGGCCGCAAAGCCACACCAACGTCGTGCGCTCCCTGCTGGGCAAGGCCAAGCATGATACGCGCGTGGTCTTCGTGCCCGGCAATCACGACGAAGTGATGCGCCAGTACTGCGGGATGACCATTGGCAACATCGAAGTGATCAACGAGGTCGTTCACGAAACCGTGGACGGACGCCGCTTTCTGATCATGCATGGCGACCAGTTCGATGCAGCCGTCATCAGCTCGCCCCTGCTCGGCCTGATCGGATCGAAGCTTTATGACAACCTGCTCCGGCTCAACCGGCTGGTGAACTGGGTGAGAACCAAAATGGGCAAGGACTACTGGTCGCTGGCCGCTTTTCTCAAGCATCGCGTGAAGAATGCGGTCAAGTTCATTTCCAACTTTGAGCAGGCTGTCGTCCGGGAAGCGAGGGCGAACAAGGTCGACGGGCTGATCTGCGGCCATATCCATCGTCCCGAGATCGCCATGGACGACGGCGTGATCTACCTCAACTGTGGCGACTGGGTGGAAAGCTGCACCGCGCTGGTGGAAAACTACGACGGCAGCATCGATCTGATTCGCGCCAGCGATGTGCAGGAAATCATGAAAACCCTGCCCGCCGCCCGCCCCATGCAGGAAGTCGAGGTTCGGGCAGCATGA